GTTATAACCGAAACACATTCACATCATGCACAAGCTACATgcatctggggccttagtctgctattacaattgtatcagaatggagctatacaacctacatagctccgtccctcttgcactgctcagtgacaCAAGACACaataatagcagactaaggcccctagAAATATCCAGATCCGCTCATAAATTACAAATTTCCAGTAATAACAATCAATTAACCAAAACAAACAGTATTTACTAGTGTATTAGAATATAATGCAGCGTGCACACGATCATAAGTCACGTCAGGCGGGCGGGACAGTTGGCATGGGGCCCGCTCGTGTGTCCTACATGACGCGGCGTCGGTCGGCTGTCGCGGAGAAACAATACACCGATATCGGCTCAGTGGAAAATAGAACTCGATTAAAATGATAGCCTTGAATATTACAACGTAGGTAGGGGCCGCCCTAGGAGAACATTATAGGACTGGTTACTTTGGAGAAATCCTTAAAAGCCAGGTGCGTAGTAATCTTAACCAACGTGCTTGTATAAATATCCAGATCTATTGAAGCTAAAGAAGTGCCTATGTATGTAAAGATTCTggagccgcggactacctagtgggttagaAGGGCTccgtccggctcgaaaagcgggagtaggaatgAGGTGTTTTTTAGTCATAAGACTcagacactccgtctcgcctcgcccaatgcgagagaagtcgttggataAATTACAccctttaaaaaattaagtagatagCTTTCTGTCTGTACCAATGGGGTCTACATGAGGCGAAAGCATGCATGCATGCATGCACATATGCATGACGATGAGAAACCTAAGATCGCGCAGTACTAACATctaattacttatgtatttataaataggtacaacaTTTTACTCTAATTCACAGAAACTATGTCAGAAAGACATATGTGTGAAGTAGAATATGTAGTGCACTGGGTTAATGGAAAATGTCATAAATATTAGAAaagtatagttttattattgtttgtctaACAATGTCAGTCAATACTTGTACTATACAGGAAAACGTTGTAGTATTGGCATCAATTCAAAGAATTGTTCTTGTTGCTTTttaccttttaatattttttcctccAGTTGTTTTTTCCATTTCGTACTCCCATCTGCTTTGTTTAAGACTTATCGTCTTGATGTCTATGATCTTTCTTACACAGATATCAATCTTTTTAGAGCTACTTGACTTTTTACTTCGGTTTTTCTGTAGCAGTTTCAATTTGATGATAGACTCGACCTGTCGACGTAGGTATATAGTGTCTTTATAAAGCTGCTCAAGGCTGCTTCATCAGTCCAAGTTGAGCTACCTTTAATTACCTCTTCACAAATTGCAGTTTTTACAGAAATACTAGTTGTCCAAGATCTAGCTTTTCTGATAAATCATGCCAAacaatatctacataattacgTCTTAGATGAGAGTGAATAAATGTTGTTCAACTTATAGTAGGAATCAATGTTGTTCATCTTATAAAGGTTACAAATAGTTCTGTGACGTCACTAATTAGGCCACGGTCTTGATGCGTAGCAACAAACTTTAAAGTGGCCATTCCTTACCTTGACCATACACTTGTCTACTACAAAATATTGGCTCCATCTTGAATTTCAAGTGCATTTTCAAAACGATAAGGAAATCCGCCATCTTTAATAGTATCGTGACGTCATTGGTTGTTGTGAACCTGCTACAATTGATCGAGTGTCAAACATTCATCCTTTTGATTGACGTGCAATTAAGCCGGCTGTGGTTGCTAGTCTTAAAATAGTGACTTCTAATTTCTATTTCTTTCTCAATCCGATACATCATCTATCATGGAAATTAAGATTGATACGATTAAGAAAGGcaatttttatggttttttttaagaggggaaaatcatccaatgacttctatcgccttgggcgaggcgagagggagtgtcagactcttactgactaaaaccaccccgttgctactcttgcttttctagttggagccccggtaaacccgctaggtagtccgcagctccatttTTAAAGGgtatgaataaaaagtaaaacattacTATTTCTGACATTTATATATGAGAACATGTTGCTGCCTGCCAGTCATTCAAAAAATCAATTAGCAAATATTATCTTACCtacatagaaaaacaaaaccaaGAAAATTTCAAAGCGTTCCATTTTTTCTTCCTTATCACTTCAAGGTTACACAAATGTACTAATGTAGAAATGACGGTAGTTAGTTGGTATCAGTATCAGAGAGTCTGTAATTAGCAGTCGTTTGTCCGTTACGTCTGTCATTAAGCGCCGGCAGCCGCTGACAGCACGTCAGCTGAGCGGAAAATTGCCAGAGCTTTTATAAAGATGGccaaatagacaaacaaattatcttatcttatcttaccttaaataaaacgttaccgcacactaggattttctcccgaGTCGTGGGTGCGGTCGGTTTTCTTTCGACAGTTAAAGATTTAAAGAAAAGTGCGTGTGACGAAATACACGTTACACATAGGTTATGATTGGATATTTTGTGGTAAGTTACATTGTGCAAAAGGCAATTTGCCATGAAAATCTTATCCAACTTAACAATGAGTGTTCGCTGATATAGACAGCTCCATCATCGTTTGTATTAAATAACTCACACTTATATTTTTAGcgtatattaaaattgatttattttagttacCAACTATTTACAAAATCCGGATCAAAGACGGATGTACAGCGGTCGGCTCATAAACGAGGAATGTGGAAGTTAAAAAACTCATCCCACGCAAAAGTAAAGCTCTATCGATACATCAGCTCAGCAATTCAAAGAAGAGTGAAAGATCACGTCTTTCACGTCATAATCTGAACGCGATCCAATCTTCATTATCTTTATGATAAACAAAGGAGAAACTTCACTCAGACCCacataactataatataatacagcTTCATAAACATATGAATACTGTTATGTGCATATAAATCAAAAACTCTCAGATCTCTCGTTTTAttgcaaacaaaaaatatatatgaagaAGTTCTACTTCAAGTATTGCAGGAATAAGCCTAGGCTTACACATACTAAGATTAACATTAGCAGCTTTATATGATTTAGCCACGCCGTTAATTCGTTATTAGACTTTCTTCAATCTTACgctttgtatttatattttatatgtcaTGGAGCATGTCCATGTTATTTAATAGCGTTACAACATAGTCGaagtgtagatttttttaaagggggaaattcatccaatgacttctcccgccttgggcgaggtaagagAGAGCAggctctcactgactaaaaccacgccgttactactcctgcccttcgagccggagtgctggtaaacccgctaggttagtccgtagctccggatcaggcatcagccctactaggccccatctgatggctctttgaggcgcacgcgaaATTCgatgcgccgcacgcacgggtctgaaTCTGGTTGGGcagtgagctacccttgctcgccgtccacagaccTGCACTCACGATggcggagtgtctctcgcgacggcaagtgtagatacctacctagatattatgtaaatattgcaAGCATTGACATTTTTGGCAATCGACTAGTGGAATTATTAATACCATTCGCTTAAAATAGACCTTTTGTTTTATGCTTGTGACCAGCAATGATGTACAACACAGATTCACTTTCCATCTTCAGTAAGATCATAAATAAATCATGCTGCAATTAGACTATCATCAGATTTTTGGTTCCCGGTTTATGATAGCAATAAACGTATAACGTATGTGGGTAAGTAGGCcgctagttattttttatagataggtagggtatgaaattattaaatagaGCATAGTTTCAACACTAGTTACatataatatagttttgtttgtttaatagcaCAGTCCATGTTGTCGCTGGAGAAATGCCTTGGATCCTGCGCGCGACAatttttgtgtgattcataaattgtttttgtgcACGTCAATGAGTAAACGTTCCCCTAGGTGTCAGCACGTTCCCATTGTAGTAATGAGATATCAATTCATTAATTTGTcaagaataatttattctaatttttCGACAGTTTTAAGAAAAGAAAAGCAGCTGTGAATTTTCCAAGCGTCGCATCGCATCGCAACACTCACTCAACAATTCCACAAAACATTCCGCGGCCGCAAGGAAACAATGTCCCCATCTATTTagctaatgtttatttagttcGGTGCTCAGTCAGCCGTGTACAATAAAAGAATGTTCGCAATATAATGAGAGTGATTGTGTCGTTGGCACAACGCCATCTGTTggcaattaaaattatatttggcGTTTTTTGGCACCAGGTTATCGTggttttgttttacgttttgtCAACGTTTTGATTTCACGCCCTCGTTATTACTGTTTGGGTATTTCCAGCTTTAATATTACGTACGTGCCTTCCAGAGATGGAATGTGTCGTTCTGGAAATAAcgaaataataaactttataacattCCTCATTCGCATGGAGAGTTAAAACGCCCTCCAATTTTTCGGAACTACTGAGTTTGAAGCTGACACTGTGTCTTAATAAGGGGCAGCTTCAGCCTCCAGATCAGTATTTTATCGCAGTTTAGAtaccccttttttaaggggaaaaacgGGTACTTTTCTGGGTTGTGAAAAGTGGTGTAGAACTCTTacctactaactaaaaaccactccgttcctactactgctttttgaGCAGGAGCCCTAGTAAACACGCTAGAGTTTAGATCCCCCTACATCTACTTTCAGCAGTTTTGCAAGCGCTACTAAACACCAGCCTGAAAACTGGGATGTATTAACTTTAGCTAGAGTCAGGATAATGGATACTGGATTCTATTACAACCATAGTTCTCTTACCATCTGCCAGACCGATAGAACATCACAAGTAATCTTTACCtcgatttgtttaatttttcaaGGTAATGATTACTTGTGGTGTATCTTTTGATAACGAGAGTAGCAGACAAATTAAAGCTCTTCATAATCTGCTGAACTGTAATGCATCGCCTAACTAGACAGAAGCAGCCCAGCTTTAACTGGCATTAGATACAATTGAACAGATACAATGTAGTTACGATTTGAACTGTATCCAACACCAGCTTGGAACAATAGTCGAGGCTCAGTTATTTCTAAAGGAGATTAACTTCTGCCAAGAATAATAGTAacaatttcacaaataaacgtTCCtgtgtaaatgttttttttttctagtcaCCATCTTGATAGTGTGGGTGATAATCTATTGTTATCATGgtgccttagtatgagtttgctttacgttcaacgagatcgaaacgagagcgcgtttggcgctcttattggccggttcgaatgaaccaaccaatcagagcaagATTAGAACGGACCAAGTTTAGAACTGAACTTGGATCGTTTTATAACTATATTCCTAGTTAGATAGTAATGAATCGCTTTCGTATAACTATGTtccagaatataattatatcactaggaacataaatatattacggCTTTATCCATCTTACTGCGACATACGGACATATACAACGAAAAGACAATAATCCAATTTGGTCAAGTAATTCAAGAGTTAGCCGTACAAATACGGCGTACGAGTAGAACGTACTAAATTGAAAGATTAAATGGCACGGTCAGTAAACATATtcatacaaaacacaaaataccCAACAGCTTATATAGCACTTATATCAATTATctagacaataaaatataatcttataAAACATTCGTAAAATATCTTaacactttataatatttattggtataaaaatttaaatttctcaAGATGTCGGTGCTTATGCTTGCTCAacgtattataaattatttgagaaataaatataaatacattgtCACTACGGTGGATTTAGAATTCATTGAGAATCGTAAAATTATAGCACCATgacgaaaaataaaactttggcAGAAAAGATGAAGATTGTTTCATCACAGGTTCAGATACTTACAATTAATTAGTTATCTGCTCCAAAGAAAAAAGGAATGTGTCAAAATACGTTCTatcttaatagaaaaaaaaatcgccTGAGAAGGAAAGTTACGTactttaactaaaaaccacgatTTACTcggagaaaagctcaactagttttaagccacTGAGGGACTTTCATCAAGAGCAGTGTGCGCACACGCGAcgatgtcgcgcagcctactcttgataataatgataatgaagagtcccttttaagaggcttttctccattaatttacgtgagtaaaccagtgatttttagttaaatctcacgatagttatgaCGTATTTTGctgatttttacaaataaaaatttaattatgtaaacaaaaccaGTACCTATGCATTAGGTACATCTATGTAAAAACTATGAAAGTCAAGTGCCAAGACTGCCAGTTCAAATGCATCACACCCAAGCTCTGCAACCCGTCAATGCAACAAAGTACAACAAAACTAGagttaaattattcaaaataacaCTCGAATATTAATCACAAGTCATAACTCCACCAAGCAACTTTATGATCCCTACAACATGTATATCGCAATCATATTTCACATCGTAATTATAACGTTTCGTTTAGGCTTCCTTCGCACTGAGATTGAGACTTTCTCTGATACCGCCTGAGGAATGTTTCCGGCAGCTAATGGCGTCTAATGGTCTGTCAGACGCCTGTGGCtctaaagatatttattattcctGTAGTTAGTTTGGTGGACAGCCATGCTATTTGTCATCTTTGGAATTTGGTGCCTAGATTTATTTAGTCGCTGGAGTGTGAAGTATGTTACTCATCTGCCTTCCTATTACATGTCTTTGATGAATTCCTGGTACTACAAGCGGTAGGTGGTTCAGTATCATTCAACACTTGTACTGAAATCTATTCAAACAGCTGCGGTATATGAATATGTGAATGTTTCTATGTACTTATTACAAGTACTTGCACGTATTGGGCTGTGAACACATTACCACTGTTCTATCAATCTGGTAAAAATTGGGAGGAAGTGAGACCTACATAATTAGGATTAGGATACGTCTgcgccattttttattatttggacACACATCATACTCATGAGCTTCTTAAATGAAACTGTTTCCTCCAGCTCTGAAGGTTTCCCTTATCAAAAATAACTGCAATTTATCACGCTTCTGTCCCCATTTCGTggtcaatattttcattttattatatctgctgattgatataatatttatatgagaCTTGTGGTAACCTCATTTTTGTCATGCTGTTATAATTCCCTGCTAACAGATAGATATTGGAAACCTTTGAGCATGTGACAGGTTCCTTTAGCAATAAGGTCAGAGAGTTCAGCTAGTTAGGCCAGAGTACCAGATTCCTTTAGTTCGGTGTCTGTGTGACGTAAATCTCGGTTCTCTCCGGGTACAAGGTACGAGGAACTCCCCACAAAACTTCGTATTTATGGCTCGTTGCTAACTGTTTAGATATTAACGTAAATACGAGAGTCTTGAACTTGTAGTTGTGTAGTAGTTTCGATTGGTGAGCGGTTACAAATCGACTATTGATATATTTATCATTACATACAGATTCGGAATACGATCGGGCCTGATTGAGATATAGACACAGTAGCGAGCGGTCCAGCGGCCGCGAACCTCAAATTCACGGTCATATAAATCATTGACAGGGTTATGAAACAGATTTTTACATCGAGCCATTGGCACGGCCAAGTCAAGTGGTGAACAAAAATACACCTAGACAACGCCTACCAGCATCCAGCCACATTCATTCATAACTCCAACGTCATCTGTATATCTCCTGTAGATACCAGTTCGGCTGTGTTCATAAAAAATTGTCTCAACACAGTCTCAGTCCGTTTGTTTACCTCACGGATGCTGCGATGTATTTTCTGCGTAAGAACACATTTTTCGCAACGCTTTGTATACGAGTATCTCTGAATTAATTCTGGCAATGTGAATTCAACTTGGACTTTTTTTGCAGCAGAGGAAACGAGGGAGAGGAGATGGGAAGAATAAAGAAAACATCATAGAAGATGTGCATGATGATAAAGATGAAGGATCTCCGGAGCCTGTTGTGGAGAAGAAGAAAGTTTGCTACGAGATCAAGCAGTCCGAGGTGATGGGCAGGTAACTAATCGtccttaaattaataaatattttataacacattCACTACCCAGTGTTGTAATACGCAGTGCTGTAGTTCTTTGTTCTCCATTTGCATGgaaaactgtttatttaaatactttaataaaagttttgatGACGTCGGTTGTGTTTTCCCGCGCATTTGTAGCAGCTCAGGGATGTACGGTGGTGTTAGTAGACAATTTGGCGAGCGGCCCATCTCTATTTATGCACTATACGGATTTCTGAACTAATCGTGTAAATGCATTTAACCGTGAATGCTGAGAGCTTTGTGGTATTCTtagataaaaatctttaaataaatattgtacagtTCTTTATTTAAGTGGTGTTTGTGAAGACTATGCATAGGCAAAAATGTAGAGCGTCTTCAACCAACAGCAGTGAcgctgtgactcctctggtgttgtctAACATCAAGTCACccttctgctcgtttgccacctattccataataaaataacactattCGCAAGGTGACTGTAGTTAAATACGAAGAGTTAAAGATTAATGGAGCTCAGTGACGACCAGCCTGATGGTGGACGGCTGATGGTGATAagtaattaacattttgtatgtGCATTTCCAGATATCTGGTAGCGAGTCGAGATATAAGAGCTGGTGAGGTAATTGTCGAGGAACCAGCCATTGCCGTCGGTCCCTGCACTGGATGCGGCCTCATCTGCCTCGGCTGTTACCGGGAACTTGAGGAAACCAGCTTGGCGAAGTATGATATCACTTGTTTATCGTGAAATAATTCCACACTTTTCATTCTCCGTAAGAATTCAATATATCACCATTATTCAACTGTAATGTTTTGATAGAGGTGGgctaatactgagaattttcaaGAGAATATAGaacttttatacaaaattctgtcaatttttcttatttatacgTAGAacgcattaattttattatacatagtgTAACAAAacgggggtatacatatcaagtgtacggtttctagacaacataacaaacgatacgggaagggttttttaaacacatattttcatggaacgaagttatgaatttttccgatacataaaattccagaaaccgaacatcaaaattaggtaggtacaggtactaggcgatcagattacAGAAGAaaagcgagtgacccctgtagtgttgtgatacgtttgtatgatttaaaatcaagaaccatgcgacaccaagtatttggtaccattttttttaaacgtattttaagctgaaactttgtgtagagattctattcaacctgtattattcagtgcttcttgatgtatatgggtattttgttacacgctgtatacaccATTCTTCCAGATGCCGAGGCTGCAAGTGGCCGATGTGTAGCGGTTCATGTCCCGGCTATGGCAAGTACACGGGTCACTCCACATACGAGTGCGACACACTCAAGGACATACCACCAGACTACTCCAACCTTGAGGACCTGAAGGACTCTTATCAAGCTTTGATGCCTTTGAGGTTAGTAAAGACTTTTGATATGAATGCCATTTTTCTATTCTGACTCCAGGTAGGTacacctggagctgcggactatctagctgGTTCCCGGAGCTCCgccttgaaaagcaggagtgggaacggggtggtttttgtcagtatgagtctgacattctctcacctcgcctaaggcgatagaagtcattggatgattttccccctttaaaaaaaggtaggTACACCTAATCTTACATATTACTGTGTACTGGTCAAAACGCCTAgtaatttctttaataaattgttatcttattggtttcataataaagttgaaaacctATTGCAAAAGTCTGGTTAGTGTCTGCAGTTTTCGAACGATAGCGAGTGTATCTTGATCTGACTTTAGTAATAGGATACTaaatacatatcgtcacgcctttaagccCCGAAGGGGTAAATGTGCtgcattatggcacgtaatgccactgcgtacacccacttttcatgaatttatgtggtgagcctattgataaTAGGAAACTAAGAAAATGGGATAACTGAAACGAAGAGGAAATGTTTGCAAAGCTGCATTACGATATGATTCACATTTCCACTGAACTATTGTTcactattaaaaattaatgaacaCTATCTATTGTACTGATTCCAGATGTTTGCTACTAAAGACAGCGGACCCTGCGAAGTGGACAGCATTATCGGCGATGGAGGCCCACAACGAGTTGAGGAAGGCGAGGGGAGACATCTGGCCGATCAATGAGAAGAATGTCGTGCAGCGGATGAAGAAGTGGGGGCTGCAGTATGAGGACCAGGAGATACATACCGTCTGCGGGATCTTGGAGGTAATAGACTATTTACTACCTTGCCAAAAACTAAGCATACTTTGAGCTGCTGTGTTACTGTGACTTGCGAAAATGAGAAACAGAGAGTGCTAAATAAGTACTACGAATATGTTGCAATAACTTAAATTACCtattagaacaaaaaaaaattgagtcaGAGGTccaacttatacatataaagtaGTTATAAGGCTCTGAATGTTAGTTGTAATGTTCGACAAGCAGTTCCCTTCTGCCCTTCTTGTTTGTGAGAAGCACAGAATCAGTAAATTTCTGGTGGACTTCGCATAGGTGACATTCTGATGTCTTCGCATCACGTTACCTTCGGACACACTGATACTATTTTTTCATACTTTTCTTCTCAGGTCAATGCTTTCGAAGTAGGCGGCAGTGGTGCCAACGCCAGAGCACTGTATGACAGAGCGTACCTCCTGGCCCACGACTGCACACCGACCACCACGCACACCGACTCCGAGCGGGTTCCCGGCAGACCACTCACCATACGAGCTTCAGTTCCACATAAAGCTGGAGACTTGATATCTCTCTGCTATGCGTATACGCTGCAGGTAAATATTCATTTCacttatttattgtgtttcatgtttaGTAAAAAAGTTCAGTCTAGATcagttacttttaatttttatttcttaaacgCTGTCATAATTGGTGACATCTTTCTTGTTTTTGTATTGAGTTATACcatccaaaaatattttctataaaaaataataaaagaagatacaaattaaaagttttaaaacaagtatgatatgatgatgacaaAAATGAAACAAGTTTCTAACTATTTCTATACcgtactattttattttgtattttccagGGTACCCTGAAACGTCGTGAACACATAAAACACAGCAAGTTCTTCGACTGCAGCTGTGCTCGATGCCGTGACCCCACCGAGCTGGGCACGTACGCCAGTGCCTTCCGCTGCCCGCGCTGCAGCGGCCGCGTGCTGCCCACCGCACCGCTGGACCCGGCCGCAATGTGGCACTGCGTGGATAATGACTGCCAGTACGTCATGACTGCGCCGTCCGTGCAACTGCTGCTGAAGAGGTGAGGTGAATACTTTATGTACTTctctgataaaaaatattttttctttaccaaTCGTAATTTAGAACACTCTTCTAAAAGCCAACTAAAGGGTTGCTATTTGTGATGATCTTGGCTACTGCTACTGCTTTCTTTGCATGCTGATTAGAGACTTTGTTACATGAAGTGTAACAATCAGTTCAAAACTAAAAATTAGGTAccatataaatttttaaactgacatggtcactagtaatatcattagaacttaaaacgagatattttcggcactgttacaagcgccataatcacggatgaactggatcctaataaacatggtaaatatcccggttttaagttctaatgaaaaAAACACCATAGCATATCGACATCGACATTCATCTAATCTTGTAACTTCACAGACTCACAGACGAGTACGAGCTGATAGATGCTAACGACGTCCGAGGGTTCGAAGGCTTCCTCCACAAGTACAGGAACGTGATCCACAACACGCACTACTTATGCCTGTCTGCCAAGCACTCGCTCAGCCAGCTGTATGGCAAGGTGGCTGAGTACATGATACACGAGATGCCGGAGGCTGAGCTCAATAGGAAGATTGAGATCTGCAGGGATTTGATGAAGGCGTTTGATGTTATTGAGCCTGGGTATTCTAGGTTGAGAGGTTAGTTATTACAataccatttattattatataaagagGTTTGATAAGGTTCAGGTTGGCGTTCTGTATGAAAAGAGGCCTTTTCTTTACAAGCGGATGATGAATGTGGTGATGGCTTGAGGTGTGTCAGTAATAAATTGCTctggttttaaaaatacttttaaagaaTTTCCTGACTTATACCGTATACGTACAAATGTGTTGCATTCTAGGTGTAACTCTGTACGAGCTGCATGCACCTCTTATGATCCTCACTACGAGGGACTTCGAGAAGAAGGCGATCACCAAAGACAATTTGCGGACACGACTTAAAGAGGTATGGTTCCTTATTACTATATTTAGACGATTCTGAATAAATCGaggataaaatatatgttttaagCTATTCTCAATTCCTGCTTTGTAAACAAGCAAAGacttcacctgatggtaagcaataaatGCCACCGGACGATACCCGCAACATTATAGAACACtcccatttaaaataaaaatatcagtctCGTCTCTACTCtactatgtaagtattttatatccACAGATCGTCAAGTACCTCACAGAATCAGCACTGATACTGGGTTTCGAGCCATCACAGTCCTCCGAAGGTCTGATGGCGACGGCAGCGAGGGATGCTCTCAAGAAGATCAAGACTTGGGAACAGATCATTGGGAAGATATCATGATGATGAGTGATCATCACACGTGGAGATTGATGGGTCATGAGGAGTGGAGATGATTGCAATGttgattttgtaaattaaattatttattttgtgcttGGGTACCATGTtatgtatgtcaaattttattataactttcgtgagatatattaaattaattattatgttatcggcttactcacgtaactgtttgacgaggaaccaGTAAAGACGCGTCgagtgtcgcggaatgctgctcatgaatatgatcctctagcatggcttgaaactattcgagtacctcg
This sequence is a window from Spodoptera frugiperda isolate SF20-4 chromosome 5, AGI-APGP_CSIRO_Sfru_2.0, whole genome shotgun sequence. Protein-coding genes within it:
- the LOC118271923 gene encoding SET domain-containing protein SmydA-8 isoform X3 — translated: MLRCIFCQRKRGRGDGKNKENIIEDVHDDKDEGSPEPVVEKKKVCYEIKQSEVMGRYLVASRDIRAGEVIVEEPAIAVGPCTGCGLICLGCYRELEETSLAKCRGCKWPMCSGSCPGYGKYTGHSTYECDTLKDIPPDYSNLEDLKDSYQALMPLRCLLLKTADPAKWTALSAMEAHNELRKARGDIWPINEKNVVQRMKKWGLQYEDQEIHTVCGILEVNAFEVGGSGANARALYDRAYLLAHDCTPTTTHTDSERVPGRPLTIRASVPHKAGDLISLCYAYTLQGTLKRREHIKHSKFFDCSCARCRDPTELGTYASAFRCPRCSGRVLPTAPLDPAAMWHCVDNDCQYVMTAPSVQLLLKRLTDEYELIDANDVRGFEGFLHKYRNVIHNTHYLCLSAKHSLSQLYGKVAEYMIHEMPEAELNRKIEICRDLMKAFDVIEPGYSRLRGVTLYELHAPLMILTTRDFEKKAITKDNLRTRLKEIVKYLTESALILGFEPSQSSEGLMATAARDALKKIKTWEQIIGKIS
- the LOC118271923 gene encoding SET domain-containing protein SmydA-8 isoform X1, which translates into the protein MNKKSHKKKQRKRGRGDGKNKENIIEDVHDDKDEGSPEPVVEKKKVCYEIKQSEVMGRYLVASRDIRAGEVIVEEPAIAVGPCTGCGLICLGCYRELEETSLAKCRGCKWPMCSGSCPGYGKYTGHSTYECDTLKDIPPDYSNLEDLKDSYQALMPLRCLLLKTADPAKWTALSAMEAHNELRKARGDIWPINEKNVVQRMKKWGLQYEDQEIHTVCGILEVNAFEVGGSGANARALYDRAYLLAHDCTPTTTHTDSERVPGRPLTIRASVPHKAGDLISLCYAYTLQGTLKRREHIKHSKFFDCSCARCRDPTELGTYASAFRCPRCSGRVLPTAPLDPAAMWHCVDNDCQYVMTAPSVQLLLKRLTDEYELIDANDVRGFEGFLHKYRNVIHNTHYLCLSAKHSLSQLYGKVAEYMIHEMPEAELNRKIEICRDLMKAFDVIEPGYSRLRGVTLYELHAPLMILTTRDFEKKAITKDNLRTRLKEIVKYLTESALILGFEPSQSSEGLMATAARDALKKIKTWEQIIGKIS
- the LOC118271923 gene encoding SET domain-containing protein SmydA-8 isoform X2, producing the protein MNKKSHKKKRKRGRGDGKNKENIIEDVHDDKDEGSPEPVVEKKKVCYEIKQSEVMGRYLVASRDIRAGEVIVEEPAIAVGPCTGCGLICLGCYRELEETSLAKCRGCKWPMCSGSCPGYGKYTGHSTYECDTLKDIPPDYSNLEDLKDSYQALMPLRCLLLKTADPAKWTALSAMEAHNELRKARGDIWPINEKNVVQRMKKWGLQYEDQEIHTVCGILEVNAFEVGGSGANARALYDRAYLLAHDCTPTTTHTDSERVPGRPLTIRASVPHKAGDLISLCYAYTLQGTLKRREHIKHSKFFDCSCARCRDPTELGTYASAFRCPRCSGRVLPTAPLDPAAMWHCVDNDCQYVMTAPSVQLLLKRLTDEYELIDANDVRGFEGFLHKYRNVIHNTHYLCLSAKHSLSQLYGKVAEYMIHEMPEAELNRKIEICRDLMKAFDVIEPGYSRLRGVTLYELHAPLMILTTRDFEKKAITKDNLRTRLKEIVKYLTESALILGFEPSQSSEGLMATAARDALKKIKTWEQIIGKIS